Proteins encoded in a region of the Sander lucioperca isolate FBNREF2018 chromosome 4, SLUC_FBN_1.2, whole genome shotgun sequence genome:
- the LOC116039613 gene encoding mucin-17 isoform X3 produces MSTDDFQTKYSSVMEGMLKGAIAETTKLFETMVDDLKAEISKIKKENEDLKTKCSQFENERNQPTVDTRESEPPPGPSDGSEKRDRAVQCDLAPVRTVLVEQCQPLRHSSLQNQEQQCRYEEIEYYSLQDHNYGEPNTQRPFILVKQEVCVKQEHTYDDSPMQSVLVQEKVEPTDDAGSPWASACGAENEGPRIKEVCSIGEMPLHLKDEEDQVALELPCLGMDSEGAQYQSSGLEHSLVTSLAAIKDNMEEESQVSQKISETHGEPIPLEKRPLEVAQHQPEVEPLEKEQPSVVPQLCQRAKDKTSVNRQADVALQPYADVQSTNERLAQPTQLKKGEACGELKSGVAVGESSPQPELPVRRRRGRPPKKAKCLNQPVKEVGSPPVSLESSSRRSYLSRRCSSTNEKPSESQQPSVEIKEQAVQAPSTEGQPRGRCSSVTLQDALLLVEAMNQSTVENTFSSPQIMAAPPQTQCSPSIGTLQTVDEVPAEPQTPPCPDETHEVAGNLPITEVSTTTVDEVPAEPQTPPFPVATHEAAGNLVVTEASTTTQSTIEKLGAAPAAEDATLTNKAQTHIKAVIPKQQHTVTPSNATTSSMPSSTAAVHTRMQSHQQHPPLPLITSVAASKQGKAVSHKITAMPKSVSSLIPHKIAALFPTQLPIVLSTSLPHSTTAGLPLRRLSLASDPQKTTHPMSSKMLPVVPSQSTATSTDPQSGTLPQPKITIVIPRQMSAVASKKHQSQSIVLTTKQDSAKSSAPVTVSLSQLSSPSSQELSISADTQSASDKVGTKLDGMLNLESPKQIDAGSETINALTETRSSLNKSVGLLPAEPTTFEKKLTAVVRLTRLPFPVSPKEAVLVSRLLTDGSSKTQSKKDTTQKKPSSVVISTQPAKALALSTDICPNVKETSVTLSANTSEMSEKPNDIQKKAPLSSNDTILEESSDSAYVQPSTPSNVSATVLKNSTIAINTTEPPAVSGTAGEPTFNIDEEILEDCALPTDPPVEEKESSPVIRLISITTKETPEPQLQMTQAQFLAQLRVSPVMQEPKQASSDDHVDPTSSSDKKRLQRKGIVAKLRSHFKPHLQARRTITNPEPHRELETHTVNNKKRRLEKDSPNVKNTSRESIRLSSKNSGAVEDVTTPEKTTNDSASISPRRSGLSRAGVGPKRTGREPISVSSRRYKATRKPTRVSPRRSSSIEESANSKNTKSTLLRPRRSSLIQESASSKITKSTSVSPRRSSSNKESASSEKTKSTYVSPRRSSSIKESTSSEKTQSTSVSPRRSSSIKAKASSEKTKSTSVSPRRSSSIKEKASSEKTKSTSVSPRRSSSIKEKASSEKTKSTSVSPRRSSSSNESVNSESASPIKTKSSLVSPRRSSSSEKSASSEKTKSTPVSPRRSSLIQENASSKNTKPTSVSPRRSSSIEESVKTTSVILKRCEIGTTPKLPTNGTNVFCRRKCTLTKDGSSSQRGKREANSFSPRYSMTTNDASTKNKKSDTGSPSVRWPKLVKGGFSPGRTGESTPAKKPRLIEDGPGPQKNLRVANAKKLAKAAKAKTIAKMKNASQSQLQNGAETNLSAENRASCETVKKIKVKGVWIPPKMTVIDTPPAEKKKEAGSQDQTLVSPPSVSRFPMPVRAPPIVSPLQPLSVIGRRLLKNQCGECGRVLSSVAALESHVSLHKGRRPFSCTLCGKNFPDSKCLKRHGRVHRNGRIHICQKCGKGFVYSFGLTKHLQMVHSKIKPFICQICNKGFLTKRDVEAHIRIHTGEKPFHCDLCGRTFTRRVELNVHLRWHNGEKRHWCPYCGKGFLDFNNLKRHKYTHTGEKPHACPHCPKHFSQSGHVKKHVKNVHKIQ; encoded by the exons ACCTGGCTCCTGTCCGCACGGTGCTGGTGGAGCAATGTCAACCATTGAGGCACTCATCATTGCAAAATCAAGAGCAACAATGCCGTTATGAGGAGATAGAGTACTACAGTTTGCAGGACCACAACTACGGAGAGCCGAATACTCAAAGGCCCTTTATACTTGTCAAACAAGAAGTGTGTGTTAAACAAGAG CACACTTATGATGATTCTCCTATGCAGTCTGTCCTGGTGCAGGAGAAAGTTGAGCCCACTGATGACGCAG GTTCACCGTGGGCCTCTGCTTGTGGAGCTGAGAATGAAGGGCCTCGCATTAAGGAGGTGTGTTCAATTGGAGAAATGCCGTTACATCTAAAAGATGAAGAGGACCAAGTGGCCCTCGAATTACCCTGTTTGGGAATGGATAGCGAAGGAGCCCAGTACCAATCGTCTGGATTAGAGCATTCACTAGTCACCTCACTCGCTGCAATAAAAGACAATATGGAAGAAGAGTCTCAAGTCAGTCAGAAGATATCAGAAACACATGGAGAACCCATTCCATTGGAAAAACGCCCATTGGAGGTTGCTCAGCATCAACCAGAGGTTGAACCTCTTGAAAAAGAGCAACCATCAGTGGTCCCCCAACTGTGTCAAAGAGCGAAAGACAAAACATCAGTTAATAGACAGGCTGATGTTGCTCTGCAACCATATGCAGATGTGCAATCTACAAACGAACGGTTGGCACAAcctacacaactcaaaaaagGAGAAGCATGTGGAGAATTAAAAAGTGGTGTGGCAGTTGGTGAGTCAAGTCCCCAGCCTGAGTTGCCTGTACGACGTAGAAGAGGGCGGCCACCAAAGAAAGCCAAATGTCTGAATCAGCCTGTGAAAGAAGTTGGTTCTCCGCCTGTTTCACTAGAATCGTCAAGTAGAAGAAGTTATTTAAGTAGAAGATGTTCCTCTACAAATGAAAAACCATCCGAATCTCAACAACCTTCCGTGGAAATTAAAGAACAGGCAGTTCAGGCTCCATCCACTGAGGGTCAGCCCAGAGGACGCTGCAGCTCTGTAACTCTTCAGGATGCACTGCTATTAGTTGAAGCCATGAATCAGTCAACGGTAGAAAATACATTCTCCTCTCCACAAATAATGGCAGCCCCACCTCAAACCCAGTGTTCCCCCAGTATTGGTACCTTACAAACTGTGGATGAGGTCCCAGCTGAGCCACAGACACCGCCATGTCCTGATGAAACTCATGAAGTTGCAGGCAATCTGCCAATAACAGAGGTGTCCACAACGACAGTGGATGAGGTCCCAGCTGAGCCACAGACACCACCGTTTCCTGTTGCAACTCATGAAGCTGCAGGGAATTTGGTCGTAACAGAGGCGTCCACGACAACACAATCGACAATAGAGAAACTTGGTGCTGCTCCCGCTGCTGAAGATGCTACCCTAACCAATAAAGCTCAGACCCACATCAAGGCTGTCataccaaaacaacaacatacgGTCACTCCATCCAATGCTACTACATCTTCAATGCCCTCATCAACTGCTGCTGTTCATACACGTATGCAGTCACATCAGCAGCACCCTCCCCTTCCTCTGATTACATCGGTAGCAGCCAGCAAACAGGGTAAGGCAGTGTCTCATAAAATAACTGCCATGCCAAAATCAGTATCCTCATTAATACCTCATAAAATAGCAGCACTGTTTCCAACCCAGCTTCCTATTGTTTTGTCAACTTCACTTCCGCACTCCACGACTGCAGGTCTGCCTCTCAGAAGACTTTCCCTAGCCTCTGATCCTCAGAAAACAACACACCCTATGTCCAGTAAAATGCTTCCTGTTGTCCCTTCACAGTCGACCGCCACCTCAACAGACCCACAGTCAGGAACTCTACCACAACCAAAAATAACAATTGTAATTCCGAGACAGATGTCAGCTGTGGCGTCAAAGAAACACCAGTCACAGAGCATTGTTCTGACAACCAAGCAGGACTCAGCCAAATCATCTGCTCCTGTTACAGTGTCATTGTCACAGTTGTCATCTCCTTCATCACAGGAGTTAAGCATTTCTGCGGACACACAAAGCGCTTCAGATAAAGTGGGCACAAAACTGGACGGAATGCTCAACTTGGAATCTCCCAAACAAATTGACGCTGGTTCTGAAACAATAAATGCACTTACAGAAACCCGTTCTAGTTTAAACAAGTCAGTGGGGCTATTGCCAGCTGAACCCACGACTTTTGAGAAAAAACTCACTGCCGTGGTCCGATTAACCAGGCTCCCATTTCCAGTATCACCCAAAGAAGCAGTTTTAGTCTCAAGACTGCTTACGGATGGGTCTTCTAAAACCCAAAGCAAAAAAGATACCACACAAAAGAAACCATCATCTGTGGTCATATCAACACAGCCAGCAAAGGCACTTGCATTATCCACTGATATTTGTCCCAATGTAAAAGAAACTTCCGTTACTCTGTCTGCAAATACCTCTGAGATGTCAGAGAAGCCAAATGATATTCAAAAGAAGGCACCCTTGTCCTCAAACGACACCATTTTGGAAGAGTCATCCGACAGCGCGTATGTGCAGCCATCTACACCATCCAACGTGTCTGCAACCGTTTTAAAGAACTCAACTATAGCCATCAACACGACGGAGCCTCCAGCTGTATCTGGTACAGCTGGCGAACCTACTTTTAATATtgatgaggaaatattagaagACTGTGCATTACCTACTGACCCACCTGTAGAAGAGAAAGAATCATCTCCAGTTATACGTCTTATCTCCATCACCACCAAGGAAACGCCTGAGCCTCAATTACAAATGACTCAAGCCCAGTTCCTGGCACAGCTGAGAGTGTCGCCTGTTATGCAAGaaccaaaacag GCCTCCTCTGATGACCATGTAGATCCCACCAGCTCCAGTGACAAAAAAAGGTTACAAAGAAAAGGCATTGTAGCCAAACTCCGAAGTCATTTCAAACCTCACTTGCAAGCAAGAAGAACAATAACGAATCCAGAACCACACAGAGAATTGGAGACCCACACTGTAAACAACAAGAAACGGAGATTGGAAAAAGACAGTCCaaatgttaaaaacacatcTAGAGAATCTATTCGCCTCAGTTcaaaaaactcaggagcagttGAAGATGTTACAACTCCAGAAAAGACAACGAATGATTCCGCTTCTATTAGTCCTAGGAGATCTGGACTATCTAGAGCAGGTGTTGGACCCAAGAGGACTGGTAGAGAACCAATTTCTGTCAGTTCTAGGAGGTATAAGGCTACTAGAAAACCCACTCGTGTGAGTCCCAGGAGGTCTAGCTCAATAGAAGAAAGTGCTAACTCTAAAAACACCAAGTCCACTTTGTTGAGACCTAGGAGATCTAGCTTAATTCAAGAAAGTGCTAGCTCTAAAATCACCAAATCCACTTCGGTGAGTCCAAGGAGGTCTAGCTCAAACAAAGAAAGTGCTAGTTCTGAAAAGACAAAATCCACTTATGTGAGTCCTAGAAGGTCTAGCTCCATAAAAGAAAGTACTAGCTCTGAAAAGACACAATCCACTTCTGTGAGTCCAAGGAGGTCTAGCTCAATTAAGGCAAAAGCTAGCTCTGAAAAGACTAAATCCACTTCGGTGAGTCCTAGAAGGTCTAGCTCAATTAAGGAAAAAGCTAGCTCTGAAAAGACAAAATCCACTTCGGTGAGTCCTAGGAGGTCTAGCTCAATTAAGGAAAAAGCTAGCTCTGAAAAGACTAAATCCACTTCGGTGAGTCCTAGAAGGTCTAGCTCAAGTAACGAAAGTGTCAACTCTGAAAGTGCTAGCCCTATAAAGACAAAATCCAGTTTAGTGAGTCCTAGGAG GTCTAGCTCAAGTGAAAAAAGTGCTAGCTCTGAAAAGACTAAATCCACTCCTGTGAGTCCTAGGAGGTCTAGCTTAATTCAAGAAAATGCTAGCTCTAAAAACACCAAACCCACATCAGTGAGTCCTAGGAGGTCTAGCTCAATTGAGGAAAGTGTTAAAACCACTTCTGTGATCCTTAAGAGGTGTGAAATTGGTACTACCCCTAAATTGCCTACCAATGGAACAAATGTATTCTGCCGTAGGAAGTGTACCCTCACTAAAGATGGTTCTAGCAGTCAACGGGGCAAAAGGGAGGCTAATTCTTTCAGTCCTAGGTATAGCATGACTACAAATGATGCTAGTACCAAAAACAAGAAGAGCGATACCGGTTCCCCAAGTGTTAGGTGGCCTAAACTGGTGAAAGGTGGTTTCAGTCCTGGTAGGACAGGGGAATCCACTCCTGCTAAGAAACCCAGATTAATTGAAGATGGTCCTGGTCCTCAAAAGAATTTAAGAGTGGCGAATGCTAAGAAGTTGGCTAAAGCAGCAAAAGCCAAAACCAtagcaaaaatgaaaaatgctaGTCAATCGCAATTGCAGAATGGAGCTGAAACAAACCTGTCAGCAGAGAACCGTGCTAGCTGCGAGACtgtgaaaaaaattaaagttaAAGGTGTGTGGATTCCTCCGAAAATGACAGTCATTGATACGCCTccggcagaaaaaaagaaagaggcagGATCCCAGGATCAGACATTAGTTTCCCCCCCAAGTGTTTCTCGCTTCCCTATGCCTGTCAGAGCACCACCTATTGTATCACCGTTACAGCCTTTATCAGTCATTGGTAGACGTCTGCTCAAGAACCAGTGTGGGGAGTGCGGACGTGTCCTCAGCAGCGTTGCCGCCCTGGAAAGCCACGTCAGTCTCCACAAAGGTCGTCGGCCTTTCTCATGCACGCTCTGTGGGAAGAACTTCCCAGACTCAAAATGTCTTAAACGGCATGGCCGGGTGCACCGCAATGGTAGGATCCATATCTGTCAGAAGTGCGGGAAGGGCTTTGTCTACAGTTTTGGCCTCACCAAACACCTCCAGATGGTGCACAGCAAGATTAAACCTTTCATCTGCCAGATCTGCAACAAGGGTTTCCTCACAAAACGAGATGTGGAAGCCCACATACGAATCCACACTGGAGAGAAACCATTCCATTGTGACCTCTGTGGAAGGACATTTACAAGGAGGGTAGAACTCAACGTGCATTTAAGGTGGCATAATGGAGAGAAGAGGCACTGGTGCCCATACTGTGGGAAAGGATTTTTAGACTTTAATAACCTGAAAAGGCACAAATATACCCACACGGGGGAGAAACCACATGCCTGCCCACACTGCCCCAAGCACTTCTCGCAGTCAGGCCACGTGAAAAAGCATGttaaaaatgtacataaaatCCAATGA
- the LOC116039613 gene encoding mucin-17 isoform X6, with product MSTDDFQTKYSSVMEGMLKGAIAETTKLFETMVDDLKAEISKIKKENEDLKTKCSQFENERNQPTVDTRESEPPPGPSDGSEKRDRAVQCDLAPVRTVLVEQCQPLRHSSLQNQEQQCRYEEIEYYSLQDHNYGEPNTQRPFILVKQEVCVKQEHTYDDSPMQSVLVQEKVEPTDDAGSPWASACGAENEGPRIKEVCSIGEMPLHLKDEEDQVALELPCLGMDSEGAQYQSSGLEHSLVTSLAAIKDNMEEESQVSQKISETHGEPIPLEKRPLEVAQHQPEVEPLEKEQPSVVPQLCQRAKDKTSVNRQADVALQPYADVQSTNERLAQPTQLKKGEACGELKSGVAVGESSPQPELPVRRRRGRPPKKAKCLNQPVKEVGSPPVSLESSSRRSYLSRRCSSTNEKPSESQQPSVEIKEQAVQAPSTEGQPRGRCSSVTLQDALLLVEAMNQSTVENTFSSPQIMAAPPQTQCSPSIGTLQTVDEVPAEPQTPPCPDETHEVAGNLPITEVSTTTVDEVPAEPQTPPFPVATHEAAGNLVVTEASTTTQSTIEKLGAAPAAEDATLTNKAQTHIKAVIPKQQHTVTPSNATTSSMPSSTAAVHTRMQSHQQHPPLPLITSVAASKQGKAVSHKITAMPKSVSSLIPHKIAALFPTQLPIVLSTSLPHSTTAGLPLRRLSLASDPQKTTHPMSSKMLPVVPSQSTATSTDPQSGTLPQPKITIVIPRQMSAVASKKHQSQSIVLTTKQDSAKSSAPVTVSLSQLSSPSSQELSISADTQSASDKVGTKLDGMLNLESPKQIDAGSETINALTETRSSLNKSVGLLPAEPTTFEKKLTAVVRLTRLPFPVSPKEAVLVSRLLTDGSSKTQSKKDTTQKKPSSVVISTQPAKALALSTDICPNVKETSVTLSANTSEMSEKPNDIQKKAPLSSNDTILEESSDSAYVQPSTPSNVSATVLKNSTIAINTTEPPAVSGTAGEPTFNIDEEILEDCALPTDPPVEEKESSPVIRLISITTKETPEPQLQMTQAQFLAQLRVSPVMQEPKQASSDDHVDPTSSSDKKRLQRKGIVAKLRSHFKPHLQARRTITNPEPHRELETHTVNNKKRRLEKDSPNVKNTSRESIRLSSKNSGAVEDVTTPEKTTNDSASISPRRSGLSRAGVGPKRTGREPISVSSRRYKATRKPTRVSPRRSSSIEESANSKNTKSTLLRPRRSSLIQESASSKITKSTSVSPRRSSSNKESASSEKTKSTYVSPRRSSSIKESTSSEKTQSTSVSPRRSSSIKAKASSEKTKSTSVSPRRSSSIKEKASSEKTKSTSVSPRRSSSIKEKASSEKTKSTSVSPRRSSSSEKSASSEKTKSTPVSPRRSSLIQENASSKNTKPTSVSPRRSSSIEESVKTTSVILKRCEIGTTPKLPTNGTNVFCRRKCTLTKDGSSSQRGKREANSFSPRYSMTTNDASTKNKKSDTGSPSVRWPKLVKGGFSPGRTGESTPAKKPRLIEDGPGPQKNLRVANAKKLAKAAKAKTIAKMKNASQSQLQNGAETNLSAENRASCETVKKIKVKGVWIPPKMTVIDTPPAEKKKEAGSQDQTLVSPPSVSRFPMPVRAPPIVSPLQPLSVIGRRLLKNQCGECGRVLSSVAALESHVSLHKGRRPFSCTLCGKNFPDSKCLKRHGRVHRNGRIHICQKCGKGFVYSFGLTKHLQMVHSKIKPFICQICNKGFLTKRDVEAHIRIHTGEKPFHCDLCGRTFTRRVELNVHLRWHNGEKRHWCPYCGKGFLDFNNLKRHKYTHTGEKPHACPHCPKHFSQSGHVKKHVKNVHKIQ from the exons ACCTGGCTCCTGTCCGCACGGTGCTGGTGGAGCAATGTCAACCATTGAGGCACTCATCATTGCAAAATCAAGAGCAACAATGCCGTTATGAGGAGATAGAGTACTACAGTTTGCAGGACCACAACTACGGAGAGCCGAATACTCAAAGGCCCTTTATACTTGTCAAACAAGAAGTGTGTGTTAAACAAGAG CACACTTATGATGATTCTCCTATGCAGTCTGTCCTGGTGCAGGAGAAAGTTGAGCCCACTGATGACGCAG GTTCACCGTGGGCCTCTGCTTGTGGAGCTGAGAATGAAGGGCCTCGCATTAAGGAGGTGTGTTCAATTGGAGAAATGCCGTTACATCTAAAAGATGAAGAGGACCAAGTGGCCCTCGAATTACCCTGTTTGGGAATGGATAGCGAAGGAGCCCAGTACCAATCGTCTGGATTAGAGCATTCACTAGTCACCTCACTCGCTGCAATAAAAGACAATATGGAAGAAGAGTCTCAAGTCAGTCAGAAGATATCAGAAACACATGGAGAACCCATTCCATTGGAAAAACGCCCATTGGAGGTTGCTCAGCATCAACCAGAGGTTGAACCTCTTGAAAAAGAGCAACCATCAGTGGTCCCCCAACTGTGTCAAAGAGCGAAAGACAAAACATCAGTTAATAGACAGGCTGATGTTGCTCTGCAACCATATGCAGATGTGCAATCTACAAACGAACGGTTGGCACAAcctacacaactcaaaaaagGAGAAGCATGTGGAGAATTAAAAAGTGGTGTGGCAGTTGGTGAGTCAAGTCCCCAGCCTGAGTTGCCTGTACGACGTAGAAGAGGGCGGCCACCAAAGAAAGCCAAATGTCTGAATCAGCCTGTGAAAGAAGTTGGTTCTCCGCCTGTTTCACTAGAATCGTCAAGTAGAAGAAGTTATTTAAGTAGAAGATGTTCCTCTACAAATGAAAAACCATCCGAATCTCAACAACCTTCCGTGGAAATTAAAGAACAGGCAGTTCAGGCTCCATCCACTGAGGGTCAGCCCAGAGGACGCTGCAGCTCTGTAACTCTTCAGGATGCACTGCTATTAGTTGAAGCCATGAATCAGTCAACGGTAGAAAATACATTCTCCTCTCCACAAATAATGGCAGCCCCACCTCAAACCCAGTGTTCCCCCAGTATTGGTACCTTACAAACTGTGGATGAGGTCCCAGCTGAGCCACAGACACCGCCATGTCCTGATGAAACTCATGAAGTTGCAGGCAATCTGCCAATAACAGAGGTGTCCACAACGACAGTGGATGAGGTCCCAGCTGAGCCACAGACACCACCGTTTCCTGTTGCAACTCATGAAGCTGCAGGGAATTTGGTCGTAACAGAGGCGTCCACGACAACACAATCGACAATAGAGAAACTTGGTGCTGCTCCCGCTGCTGAAGATGCTACCCTAACCAATAAAGCTCAGACCCACATCAAGGCTGTCataccaaaacaacaacatacgGTCACTCCATCCAATGCTACTACATCTTCAATGCCCTCATCAACTGCTGCTGTTCATACACGTATGCAGTCACATCAGCAGCACCCTCCCCTTCCTCTGATTACATCGGTAGCAGCCAGCAAACAGGGTAAGGCAGTGTCTCATAAAATAACTGCCATGCCAAAATCAGTATCCTCATTAATACCTCATAAAATAGCAGCACTGTTTCCAACCCAGCTTCCTATTGTTTTGTCAACTTCACTTCCGCACTCCACGACTGCAGGTCTGCCTCTCAGAAGACTTTCCCTAGCCTCTGATCCTCAGAAAACAACACACCCTATGTCCAGTAAAATGCTTCCTGTTGTCCCTTCACAGTCGACCGCCACCTCAACAGACCCACAGTCAGGAACTCTACCACAACCAAAAATAACAATTGTAATTCCGAGACAGATGTCAGCTGTGGCGTCAAAGAAACACCAGTCACAGAGCATTGTTCTGACAACCAAGCAGGACTCAGCCAAATCATCTGCTCCTGTTACAGTGTCATTGTCACAGTTGTCATCTCCTTCATCACAGGAGTTAAGCATTTCTGCGGACACACAAAGCGCTTCAGATAAAGTGGGCACAAAACTGGACGGAATGCTCAACTTGGAATCTCCCAAACAAATTGACGCTGGTTCTGAAACAATAAATGCACTTACAGAAACCCGTTCTAGTTTAAACAAGTCAGTGGGGCTATTGCCAGCTGAACCCACGACTTTTGAGAAAAAACTCACTGCCGTGGTCCGATTAACCAGGCTCCCATTTCCAGTATCACCCAAAGAAGCAGTTTTAGTCTCAAGACTGCTTACGGATGGGTCTTCTAAAACCCAAAGCAAAAAAGATACCACACAAAAGAAACCATCATCTGTGGTCATATCAACACAGCCAGCAAAGGCACTTGCATTATCCACTGATATTTGTCCCAATGTAAAAGAAACTTCCGTTACTCTGTCTGCAAATACCTCTGAGATGTCAGAGAAGCCAAATGATATTCAAAAGAAGGCACCCTTGTCCTCAAACGACACCATTTTGGAAGAGTCATCCGACAGCGCGTATGTGCAGCCATCTACACCATCCAACGTGTCTGCAACCGTTTTAAAGAACTCAACTATAGCCATCAACACGACGGAGCCTCCAGCTGTATCTGGTACAGCTGGCGAACCTACTTTTAATATtgatgaggaaatattagaagACTGTGCATTACCTACTGACCCACCTGTAGAAGAGAAAGAATCATCTCCAGTTATACGTCTTATCTCCATCACCACCAAGGAAACGCCTGAGCCTCAATTACAAATGACTCAAGCCCAGTTCCTGGCACAGCTGAGAGTGTCGCCTGTTATGCAAGaaccaaaacag GCCTCCTCTGATGACCATGTAGATCCCACCAGCTCCAGTGACAAAAAAAGGTTACAAAGAAAAGGCATTGTAGCCAAACTCCGAAGTCATTTCAAACCTCACTTGCAAGCAAGAAGAACAATAACGAATCCAGAACCACACAGAGAATTGGAGACCCACACTGTAAACAACAAGAAACGGAGATTGGAAAAAGACAGTCCaaatgttaaaaacacatcTAGAGAATCTATTCGCCTCAGTTcaaaaaactcaggagcagttGAAGATGTTACAACTCCAGAAAAGACAACGAATGATTCCGCTTCTATTAGTCCTAGGAGATCTGGACTATCTAGAGCAGGTGTTGGACCCAAGAGGACTGGTAGAGAACCAATTTCTGTCAGTTCTAGGAGGTATAAGGCTACTAGAAAACCCACTCGTGTGAGTCCCAGGAGGTCTAGCTCAATAGAAGAAAGTGCTAACTCTAAAAACACCAAGTCCACTTTGTTGAGACCTAGGAGATCTAGCTTAATTCAAGAAAGTGCTAGCTCTAAAATCACCAAATCCACTTCGGTGAGTCCAAGGAGGTCTAGCTCAAACAAAGAAAGTGCTAGTTCTGAAAAGACAAAATCCACTTATGTGAGTCCTAGAAGGTCTAGCTCCATAAAAGAAAGTACTAGCTCTGAAAAGACACAATCCACTTCTGTGAGTCCAAGGAGGTCTAGCTCAATTAAGGCAAAAGCTAGCTCTGAAAAGACTAAATCCACTTCGGTGAGTCCTAGAAGGTCTAGCTCAATTAAGGAAAAAGCTAGCTCTGAAAAGACAAAATCCACTTCGGTGAGTCCTAGGAGGTCTAGCTCAATTAAGGAAAAAGCTAGCTCTGAAAAGACTAAATCCACTTCGGTGAGTCCTAGAAG GTCTAGCTCAAGTGAAAAAAGTGCTAGCTCTGAAAAGACTAAATCCACTCCTGTGAGTCCTAGGAGGTCTAGCTTAATTCAAGAAAATGCTAGCTCTAAAAACACCAAACCCACATCAGTGAGTCCTAGGAGGTCTAGCTCAATTGAGGAAAGTGTTAAAACCACTTCTGTGATCCTTAAGAGGTGTGAAATTGGTACTACCCCTAAATTGCCTACCAATGGAACAAATGTATTCTGCCGTAGGAAGTGTACCCTCACTAAAGATGGTTCTAGCAGTCAACGGGGCAAAAGGGAGGCTAATTCTTTCAGTCCTAGGTATAGCATGACTACAAATGATGCTAGTACCAAAAACAAGAAGAGCGATACCGGTTCCCCAAGTGTTAGGTGGCCTAAACTGGTGAAAGGTGGTTTCAGTCCTGGTAGGACAGGGGAATCCACTCCTGCTAAGAAACCCAGATTAATTGAAGATGGTCCTGGTCCTCAAAAGAATTTAAGAGTGGCGAATGCTAAGAAGTTGGCTAAAGCAGCAAAAGCCAAAACCAtagcaaaaatgaaaaatgctaGTCAATCGCAATTGCAGAATGGAGCTGAAACAAACCTGTCAGCAGAGAACCGTGCTAGCTGCGAGACtgtgaaaaaaattaaagttaAAGGTGTGTGGATTCCTCCGAAAATGACAGTCATTGATACGCCTccggcagaaaaaaagaaagaggcagGATCCCAGGATCAGACATTAGTTTCCCCCCCAAGTGTTTCTCGCTTCCCTATGCCTGTCAGAGCACCACCTATTGTATCACCGTTACAGCCTTTATCAGTCATTGGTAGACGTCTGCTCAAGAACCAGTGTGGGGAGTGCGGACGTGTCCTCAGCAGCGTTGCCGCCCTGGAAAGCCACGTCAGTCTCCACAAAGGTCGTCGGCCTTTCTCATGCACGCTCTGTGGGAAGAACTTCCCAGACTCAAAATGTCTTAAACGGCATGGCCGGGTGCACCGCAATGGTAGGATCCATATCTGTCAGAAGTGCGGGAAGGGCTTTGTCTACAGTTTTGGCCTCACCAAACACCTCCAGATGGTGCACAGCAAGATTAAACCTTTCATCTGCCAGATCTGCAACAAGGGTTTCCTCACAAAACGAGATGTGGAAGCCCACATACGAATCCACACTGGAGAGAAACCATTCCATTGTGACCTCTGTGGAAGGACATTTACAAGGAGGGTAGAACTCAACGTGCATTTAAGGTGGCATAATGGAGAGAAGAGGCACTGGTGCCCATACTGTGGGAAAGGATTTTTAGACTTTAATAACCTGAAAAGGCACAAATATACCCACACGGGGGAGAAACCACATGCCTGCCCACACTGCCCCAAGCACTTCTCGCAGTCAGGCCACGTGAAAAAGCATGttaaaaatgtacataaaatCCAATGA